The sequence below is a genomic window from Harmonia axyridis chromosome 1, icHarAxyr1.1, whole genome shotgun sequence.
AACGTTAAGTAAATATTCATAAGTGAAAAAACATTCATACAGgaatttcttgtatatttcTAAATTCTTGTCCTCGGGCAATTTTTAATTCATTACTCACAGCCTTAGatgcttttgaaatatttcaaaatctgTGCACTGTACCAGGAATCAtgggaaaaaattcaaaaataaaaaatgtattaaacAATTTTATTAATAACTTTTTTATGCGGCTTCATCGCCCTTTGTGGTACGCGTATAAATGAGTTGCGCTCTGTGTTGGATGACTTGCTTAATCAAGCCCTTCTGTTGAAGTTCAATGAGTGCTCTCCTGGCCAAAGAACCCCTTATCTTAAGTCTTTCCGATACTACAGATGGAGTGATCAGTTTGTAAGATGGAACCTCTTTATAGAGTTTATCATAAGTTGCCTTATCAAAAAGAACTTGATTGTTCAACTTATCACGAACTTTTCCTTTAGACCACTTCtgcaaagataaaaaaaaaattgtcaataaaATGCTATTGATAGAGGAACAAAAGAATGTTCTTGAAGATATCAGACTCATTAAATCAGTTTTAGCAATCACAGGTTTCTTGCTCATATTGTGTCATCATAAAATGGAAAATGGCTCTTGTCATACATAGCAATATAGATCAATATTCAGGTTTAGTTTGATAATATTATCCGTAAGATGTAAAAataggcatgcaaagcttcatCATAATTAGTCAAAAAGTTCTTCAACAATATGAAACAGATCTTTTTTGAAACCATTGACACCCTCTATCTGGAAAATGAAGAAAGGTATGATGATGAAGAAATgatagaaataaatttttttctgggaCAAATTTTGAACATTTGACAGTTTCAacctgaatcaccctgtataatgattaTAGGTTCACATTGAAGCACAAAGATCAAGTTCTCCAATTGCGAACTTAATCCTTGGGTATGATATCCTTTGTTTAGTAAGTTAGCGGTCCGTATATATAAaattccccaaaaaaaaaattactatagTGGTGTTCTTTTATTCATCACAGATCCACCCTGATTGAAACACGATGAGCTGTCAGATGGCTCATCAGGTGTAGAACAAATGACGGAGCTGCATTGGTGACTAAAAGAACAAGTGAAAGTATGATTTGATGCAACGGTGGCTGAAGTGCCGAATACTTTCCTGGATAAAAGAACACCACTTATTTCCTTAAACTTCAATGAGCCAGAACAACCATACTTCGGTTCGGTAACTACACCCACTCGtccattcattttaatttttttaacattttccaTAAAATCTGGCACTAAAGacttaattattttcattatgaaacaaataccgtTAAGCTAATTAAGAACTTTTTGTTGTTTACAAATTACAAGAGATTAACCATTAATAATGTTCAAACAAGAAAACAATTTGTTGACCAATTAGGTTAACAGATCAATAATAGTAATTGAGAATTCTTTCAGTTCACTTTGAAGTAGCCCAAAAAAATAGGGTCCTTCGTAAGAGAAAAATctatttgttttattgtttgaatttaattattattcaaacCGATTGAAACCCCTAATTTGTTTGAGCAAGCAAGTGGATAATCAACAgtagaattattaattatggTTTCAAagtctgaaaataatttaagggAATAATAAATATAACGGTATGTAAAATTTATgttaattccggaaaaagtagaaTTATTAAACAAAATACTGAGCCTATAATATTATGCCAATTTCGAAATTGGTGAAAATACCGTTCTGAAATATATTATCATGGTTTGCATACTTAAATAGGTTAAATTAATATTCCTACAATCAACATACCTTCTTTTTAGCCTTTCCACCACCTGAACCCTCTTTCTTCTTTTGGGTTTTCTGCGGTTGTTTAGCACCGCCTTTGGCGTCCTTTTTGGGTGGCTATAGAAAAACATCAATATTAAAAATAGTTCGTGGCttataaatgtaaaataatttgaaaaaactagTATCAGACTCATTAAATCAGTTTTAACAATCACAGTGTTATATTGCAGAAAAATTTTCATCACTTAAAATTTCACGTGGCTTTCTAACCTAAGTTCTGGTAAAATGGTTTTACTCTTGGTCGAgtattatattaaaaatttgataaaCATTTTCAAGCACATTTGATCCTAATTAATCAAGAAGTTATCTTTGAATCATTCTGAGTAAAATATACCAAAACTAAATACTTACCATGTTGACACACCGTTAGTGAACTCTGAAGAAAGAACTTCAATCAATACGAGGATTTTACAAAGTGAATGACATTGCCACTAACGTCATTCGACTACACTGATAAGAgtgaaaatttttgttcttctttttttcagtattcatctaaaagatgatatttttattatgatttcGAGCATCGAAAACTAATCGAGTTAGCAGCtttcgattatttttttgtagGTCACAATATAAAATACATGTAAAAGACAATCTTAGCGATCTAAGTTCATCTTCAAGCCACCTATCGGCGGGAACAGTAATTTCATGCGTAGGGTTGAAAGCTTTGATGTCGTACATTTCTGCAATCATTAACggttaaatttttcaatattagtgTTCAGTGAGTTAAAAAAGTAGTGTTACAGAGTTTCAACTTTTGTTTTGAACATATTTGAACATTGTGGATAGTCATTACTGGTCTAAAATATTGGAATTAAAATCGTTTTctccaattacaataaattatttcatagtTTCACAACGCCTTTCAAATTCAATTGGATTGTTTACCAGGACCTAGCAAGAATTAGATATTCAAGtatttatacatatatgtataagcAACTTTAGTAACTGCTTTCATAAATTTGGTGAACAATCCAATTATAAGGGTCAGATTGAAGTAGCTTCCGTTCTGTATCAATATTCATTAGTTGGGATCTAGGTAAAAATAACAGAACTAGAAAACAGAcatcaaacaaataataataattatacaaCCTGGCGCAATGTAGAAGTAGATCTTCCTCATAAACCAGTCTTATAAAAAAGCTGAAAACTGATATTGTTGCAGATCCTTTATCGATTATTTTGTTTCCTCTAATTTCGTCCGGAACTGCTGAAAGGGGTGAGGCTTGTAAACATAAACCGATAAGATACAGATCCACAGAGTCAACACGTATGTAATAGTTCCTCAAAATACAAGATTGTGTGCAAATATTTAtgttatcaatattaattttcttgcATGCTAATATTGTGCATTCTCAGAGTAATagtcatagatagagggagtatatggcATTTTCAGTAGCATATTGCTTTTtggaaggaaaaaatacagttgaagcaaaaccttggcttgatgaagagtttcccgggtctgcaccaggaaaatcaaccatcattgattggttgctaaatttaaacgtggtgaaataggcaccgaagacagcgaacgcagtggacgcccaaaagaggctgtcaccgacgaaaaaatcaaaaatattcacaaaataattttgaatgaccgtaaagttaAATTGATCTAGatgtcatctgaacgtgtacatcatttcattcacgaatatttgtaagtacagggtgggcaaatttcgatgttttagcactacaactttcaaaccagatgagatagacaaaatctgataccccattctcggtctcgttttctgagaaactaacaagggtagtattcatttttggccaccttcttttgttttcgagttataagcgtaaattggaaaaatggcgatatcgaaaatcatttatatctccgctaatactgatgatagagctctgaaattaaaacattatagagacacttttttacgtagaatccagtagcGTGCTCTTATTTTCAatagggtttttaattacgaagctatgacacaaagttatgttttttcaaatgggaacactagatttttgtgccattttctgaaagcttaatttttcctgatttcaaaaatatataacagtaCGAGTACGACTCTTGTCtaatccgaattccatacctacatctttcgaaaagcTTTCTACTAGTTTGgccataatttctaggtggttcttattgcctgttatcagtttaAAATCATCtatgtacagcaaatgattgagggtggtagtattattattgCCTCTAATGTAGCATTCAGTAGCATTcagctgtttagagagtgggtttAACGCCAAGCACTTTCATTTTTGGCATAGTTTGCATGTCGCTTATGGCGATCCATAATTATATCCACCATCTCTGGTTGCTCActtctaggttttggcttcacgtCAAACATTGCTGATATTGTGGAGGCTGTACAGTAAGTAATAAGATGCAATGACTCGATGTTCTGGTCgttcggaaaaaaaattgggattATCTCCTTGTTCGTCATATGCAAAAtatgtgagagttttttcgatgtcttcagtctaGAAGGAATAGGTCATTTGAGAGGATCAGTACCCtcgaattctatgaaatatctattcattttaGCAGATAATCGCTCCAAAAGATTTCTTTTGCCTTCTGCATTTTTGGCGGCTGCTGTATATATAATCCGTCGTTGTTCATTTCTAACTGGTATCgaatctgcgttgttttgtagGGACAAAACAACGCAGTGAATGAGACTGAGAAAGAGAATCTGTTTTCACTTCCACAAGAAAATGTTCTTGAATTCATAATACATTGAATACATAAACAATAAAGATTCACTGAAAAATGATGGAATTGAGGATCGATCTGACAAAAATATTATAGAAGATATCCATGTAAATCCAGAAATAAGAAACACACAGAGAGAAGCTATAGGAACAAAGCAAAATGTTGTAGAAGACGAACATGTAACTGAAGAAATTGGCTTTGATGTGAGTGCAGAAGACAACATCGAATTAAGGAGACAGCTGAGAAATAGAAGAGAAACGAAGCTGCctcaacattttgaaaattatgccATGGCAGTTGCAGAAGAATTCAATGAGCTTAAAGAACCATTATCCTACGAAAAAGCAATATCTTgcaatgaaaaagaaaattggattttAGCTATGGAGAGAAAGATGAAATCAGTACAAGAAAGTTGTACCtgggaaatgaaaaatttaccaGCAAGATAGAAGGCAATACCTTGCAAGTGGGTAGTCAAGCTCAAAACAAATCCAGATAAATCCATTGACAAGTACAAAGCACGTTTGGTAATCAAGTGTTATTCATAAAGAAATAGCCCAGTGGCCTAAGGTGGGACTATTAGGTCATTGTTGAGTATTGCTGCTAACAAAAAAATGTGTCTTTGACTCAATTCGATGTGTGAACAGCTTTTCTATATGGTTAACTGAGTAAGGAGGTATACACTATACATGAAGCAACCTCAAGGTTACGAAGATGGCAGCAACCAAGTATGCAAACTTCGACGCAGTCTTTATGGTCTGAAGCAGGCACCAAGGTGTTGGAATAAGAAATTCAGTGATATTACTcagaaaggaccccgcacgtttagtatgggaaatggctttccgtgaatttgtctgaatttttgatatgttgtagttcttgacgaactgatcagaaaagtccttagtcacaaagctcaaaaatggacagttttcgagatatggagctttgaaaatggattttttgcaattttcggggtttttgctcatcaattcTCTCAAttgctctcatttctggttgggatggaatttggatgttcggcggccagaacccgactaagaaatgatcttccttggttatattaggcaccgccattgataattttttatacactgctccacattggctatgaaatgagataaaaatccaagatcttccatacatcttttcatgccacaagatgacgccagaataattcacatgaccgagaaacgacatattgtgagatttttttaagagagaccataataacggaatcctcatatatctgatgtccaataatatcaaatatgttagccgaaatgttcataaccaggcatcgcgagctgtaatggagGAAAATGggataatcataatcatatatcctcagggataacaattgtgatcactattgatgtcatttacatatgatatgtgatttgtttctcacaaatctcgataatctgacaatggggtgccaagacattttcctcagaatctctcgaaattgatgatagcatctcacagacaaacgaatccgtgaaaatctctgcagttttgatgcaatatagtactatacgggtagaatatagaagtccattAATCATTGTCATTTTTCGCTCTTCAAGCACTTTTACCTTTTTCTCTTCTttaaaaagaatattttattttctttctttttctgaGTTTATAGGCGAATCAACataagcgctacgccacctggtgacaatcagtAACTAGAAATGTTGACATGGTTCTTGCCTCAGAGGTAGTCAGTccttttcattcctctgaggttctTGCATTCTGCTTTGTTTTTGTCTGATATTCGacgaatatttatatattttttttatcatttcaaaagttatgagtcgttcgaatcgctattgttcagttcctcagtgttctttTCCTgggaaaaaaagttcaaatatcaagttccatgctttccctcaaactggtaataaatatcATGTTTGGATGGAAGGGAAATTtgggagtaaagtgctgatggatcgacaaaaagcttggcaatTGAAATCCAAAATCGATAAAtcagtgacaagaaatatgaaagtatgttccctgcattttatcgatgatgattatttttatcgaggtaagcactgatagcacatgaaattttatttatggggataataataataataataatcgtttacagattccagttctacacagaaaaaatgtttgaaaaagactgctgAGCAAATCATGAACTGacataaaaagaaaaagaacAGATTCTATGGAATTAATTTATATCGGGTCTCTTTGAGGTTATACCACAGACTAATCTGTGGTTATACAGTCTTTGGTTATTTATACTAGTCAAAAGTGTTGAAAtaagttcaaattttgaatcgaTAACCGATCTACGAAGTGATTGAAACTTGTTTAATCGAGACAGTGAAACTTTACATTATAACTGATAAATAAGATCAAATAATTGTGACAACATGGATTATCGACCACGAAGAAGGAATGAAAATAAGGGAAGATATTCAAAACCAAGTTTCGAAGACATTAAGATGAATATACCTACACAGCTTGTAGGAAAAGTTATAGGTAATATCACCAAACGTGAAGTAATTATGTATTATTTGTCAGATAATAACACCTCATGGTGATATACATGTATTCAGTCCTTAGTGGGCTTTGTTATATTTAAAGTTGAAGTAACCCAGCTCGatctttattttttgtttattaccaTTTCTATTATTGTCATCTtcaaaaacatgcaaatttgaatttttgttttatgtgAACAGGTCGTGGTGGTTCCAAAATTAAAGAAATACAAACTGAATCTGGAGCCAGAGTTAATGTTACTAAAGATACAGATGGAGATCAAACAATTGTAAAAATTTCTGGAAAGAAGGAGGACATTAAAAAAGCAAAAGATCTCATAGAGTTAATCACTAATGAAGTTGAAGTATTAAGTATTAATTCCGAACCAATTGAACAgcaaaaggaagaagaaaattCGGAAGATGTAGTTTATATTAATGGTTGGAAGACTAAAAAATATGAGAACAATATAGATTGGAAAGCTGTGTTTGCAGAGAGTGTGAGTAataatcatttttattattcattatattcatCCCATTAAGAATActgtattgaaattaataactcGGATAtctgttttttcttaaaataattctttttgtttttatgaAATTAGCCTCAACATTATAACAAGTTTTTCGAAGTAGTATTTATTAAGTTTATGAACTTGACACTTCTAAGCGCTTGTTCTCAGAAAAAATCAGTCGATCATATGTATAAGCACTCAAAAGCTGCTTACTTAAAGTCAATGATCTCCTAATTTcttttaattatatttcaaatatatggAAGACTTTTGATCAATTtgagaaattaaattgaaatgtgTTTTGTTTTAGGACATGAGAAATAGGGAAGAGTTTGACAGTATGTatattattgtaaaaaatttttatcaagAGCATCCAGAAGTAACTGCATTGACTGATGAAGAGGTTGAACAATTTCGCTTacagaataataatattgtagTTAAAAGAGTGTTTTCTAATGAGAATAGTGCGATAAAGAAACCATGTATGAAATTTGAACATGCTTTTCATCAATATCCTGAAATTTTGGAGGAAATTAAAAAGGTTGGATTTGAAAAACCATCTCCTATTCAAAGTCAATCATGGCCGGTTCTTTTGAGCGGGGAAGACATGATAGGAATAGCTCAAACTGGCACAGGAAAAACTTTAGCATTTTTGTTACCAGCTCTGATTCATATTGAGGGACAAACAATTCCTAGAGACCAAAGAAAAGGACCTACTGTTCTTATAATTGCACCTACAAGAGAATTGGCACTTCAAATAGAAAGAGAAGTGAATAAATATCATTACAAAGGAATTACATCGTAAGTAGACTTCTTATTATTATAGTTTTAATTTACTAGAACTAACTGACATAATATAAACTGCATGTCAAAATCTGAGGgtattgaattaatttgtgttttctcttcagaaaattttaattttcttttgaaatatgtatttgCCAATTGTTTTGATGTTAATATCTTCAAGAGGATCGAAAGTTAAGGAGCTCCctaaaaaatttgagaatatcTGCTAATGTTGCTAAAAGAaagttaatttttcattgaattgtgAAACTTGCAATTCAGACTCCAACCTGTGAGGCACAAGCTAGTGTCATTAATACCAAAATAAAGTAAATTGTTGTGAAAAGCCTTGTGAAAAAAGTCAGGCTATTGAAtccaaaaaagttatgaaatggatgcaaataaaataatcaaaatcaaCTCTGAAAGATATCCTCGATTCATATAACACGTTCACTGCGATAATAGATTTCGCCCATTTCAAATTATGTGTAGCACATGTTTCTGGCGGCATGTTACAATTCATGATTTCTGTGCGGCACATGCCCCGGGGATACGTGTGTAATATTTGTTGGGAGCTATATCTAACCAACGGGTAATGTCATGGGCATCACGATTATGTGTTCTGATAATTATACAAATAAGTAGAATTTTACAATAGAAATCAATTGCTATTTTCGTGTAAATCAGTGAGAAATCAACTCATTCAGAGATATTGTTATCGGGTATGGCACTGGAATAATCCAACTTTTTGGTGCCCCATTGAATTTAAGGCACAACACCTGCCGCTGGGGATACGTGTCGCAGTGAACGTGTTAAGAAGTCTATTTAGGAAGAAATGCTGTCAGTCAGGAAATTGTCtaattattttgatgaaaattatacaCAAATGAAACTCATGATGATATTTTAGCACATGATCTACTAGTTCTGAGTCTTTAATAAACAATTCCTTTGACAAAATAGTAGTAAACGtgatatcacactttggctaACATTGAAGAATTTGATCGTTTGTACCTGTATATGAGCAGCTTGAAGCATCCCAAGGGCTGTATTGACATCGTCCTTGGATAAATCATGTCCTGGCATAATGAAAATTAGATTTTTAATTGCGTAGGACTTTGgtcttgatgaaaataatatactgaagagaaaatcattgaaatttgtaTTTCTGACACAAATAGACAAAAAATGATGAAACCTGATAAGAACTCGCTTTACAATGACCAAAAGACATTTCTATAATCTTTCtaattttatgaaattgaaaagaaaatcttAAATGATAAAGAATATATGAATCAATATTCTTAACTTGTGACGAGCAGTATTtatatatacacacatatatacttaatatgaatatttatttataaaaatgaatTGCATTTGTTCTAGCCTTTGTATATATGGAGGAGTGAATCGTCAACTTCAGATAAGTGCTTTGAAAAAGGGAGTGGACATTGTAATTGCAACTCCAGGAAGAATGAATGATCTTGAAGAAGCAGGTAATATTTActtaatatattaattattattcttgAGAAAAACTTAGTATTTATACACAACAGGTAATGGGCGACCATACTCTTAAGTGGATCTACTTATTACTTCAAGATTTTGCTTGCCGTTTCTAAAATGATACCTTGATCTTTGTATGTTATAGAACAAAAATGTCTCTTTCTATATATGATGGCTTTCTTTAATACTGCCACAtgagatttgaaatttaattttgtatCTATTATCATTGTATAAAATTCACTATATCAGATGGGTGAATTGTGATATTACTTGCTTAGTTTGTCTTCAGTTTGCAGTTAAAAAGCATTAAGGGTGTACACTACCTTGCTCACTAGGTTCTTCaatgcagattcattttgattctatgCGGAAATCACTTGattgattctttcaatttttggaagaaaccttcGTATGGCAATTTAGAATTACCAACTACTAATAAAGGTTTATTTCTTTTCAGGTCATTTCAACATAAAGTATATAACCTATGTTGTATTGGATGAAGCTGACCGTATGTTAGACATGGGTTTCGAACCACAAATCCGAAAAATCATGTATTCGGTGAACCCCAACCGTCAAACTGTAATGACAAGTGCTACATGGCCTGACTCCGTTCGTAGACTTGCTACTAGTTATATGAGAGATCCAATACAAATATATGTAGGATCTTTGGATTTAGCTGCCGTACATTCTGTTACCCAAGTAATAGAAATTATGGAAGATGACGTGGAAGTAAAATTGAATGCAGTAAGTTCTTGAATTATAAAATAGTTTCATTACTTGATAGGTTgtctttttcttctttaaaTGTCTATCCTTTTGTGGATGTTGGCCCTCAAATTACTCTATTCACTGTCACTCTGAATAGACTTGTTAATTTCATCCTATTCCACGTTCACAGGTTAGGTTAGTAACCATGAAATTCGTCAGCATCCTTCTGATCTTTTATCCTCTATTTTCCATTGAAGGATAAGTTGTAGTAGTTTATATTTTTCACACAACTGGATGTGTTCGAAATACCTATTCCAATTTTCTGCGTTTTGCAATTATGAGATATTCCAGTCTCCCACTGATTGTTTGAAATGTGGTGAATCCATGGGATTCTAAACATTCGGCGGAAATACTATATCTCAAATGCATTTGCATGAAGCATCAGTAAGGGTTCAAGTTGCGGTGCCATTATAGGAGTGTTGAAAGTACATAACATCCCAAGCTTCTGATTCAAGTCTGGATACTGAGAGATAAGTTATAGAGTATTTTGCGCATCACATCAAATGTACCTCTCGCTTTTTTCTACGAGTATTTAATTTCCTCGGTACCCCTTATATCTGGGTGGCTTTCCACTATCCTACACCTAGGAATGCGCCTCATAGCACTAGCAGTCCCACACAAATTTGATTGATAGTACATATATatcttttgattatttttttctacatcTTACGATTTACAATATTTCATAGGCTGTGGGCTTTTTATAGGGAAACAGATAAATCTATAATCTAACTGCATCTTGGTTTGGAAATTGAAGCTTGGTCCGattattgaaatagaaatttatttaatttattggaatgaaagtttttagcaaatatttatttattcaatgtcAATGATTACATCAAAGATCCTTTTTACtaaattatacaaaaataaaaattccagTACTAACAAATTTGCTAACACAAATACaccaatatgaaatgaaaaaaaaaagtttcatgcaAATATAACACACAAATTTAGCATCAGAAAAATGGATTTTCATTAGAAATAACGATTAACAATCGACCTTAGCtatttattaaatattctcAAATTACTAGTATTAGCGCAGATGTGGGCACAACAATTTTGTTCCACTTTCTCCTTAACCTAAAAATGGCTGAGCCATAAATCTAATTTCTATGAGTTCCACACTCAATAAGCTGTCTTGCACATCTAAGCTTATaagtaaatattcattgattttctaTATATGAATTAATTACCATTAACAAATGAAATCCAtaaatgttcaatattattGGTTTAAATACACTGCAAAGAGTTTTCAACTTTTTAGTAAGTAAGGGTTAAGAGAGGTCTATACCCTTTCAGCAGTCAGTTCAAACATAAGTAAGCTATGTTTTTTGCTAAAAACCATCGATTTATGTGAGGTTTTCaccattattcattttaaagggtttgtcattgcggaaagtccttatttattttatttgaaatagaaaaaaatagatgattttataattgaagaatagttatcaaaatcaaaaataaaggcataaaattgtattttgaattcttgcatgtggtagaaaaggacgaTAAATCAGAGGAATGTTTGAGATTGTTTCACTCTTCCTGAAAAGTGCTGGGATCTCAAAAATGCTGAGGGTAGAGGAATAGTTAAACTTTGGTAGATCACAAGAATGTCACGTgttataaacccctcttaataataataataataattttctttttccgTTTCAACAATCTGTGAGACATTTCAGAAGATTGAAAGTTAGAATTAGTTTTGTGTAAAACTTGCtaatgttaggttaggttttatAGGAAAATTTCAATCACTTGGCAAAAtaagttttgaaataaatattttttattttcagctaTTAG
It includes:
- the LOC123688851 gene encoding 40S ribosomal protein S25, which translates into the protein MPPKKDAKGGAKQPQKTQKKKEGSGGGKAKKKKWSKGKVRDKLNNQVLFDKATYDKLYKEVPSYKLITPSVVSERLKIRGSLARRALIELQQKGLIKQVIQHRAQLIYTRTTKGDEAA
- the LOC123688928 gene encoding probable ATP-dependent RNA helicase DDX43 — translated: MDYRPRRRNENKGRYSKPSFEDIKMNIPTQLVGKVIGRGGSKIKEIQTESGARVNVTKDTDGDQTIVKISGKKEDIKKAKDLIELITNEVEVLSINSEPIEQQKEEENSEDVVYINGWKTKKYENNIDWKAVFAESDMRNREEFDSMYIIVKNFYQEHPEVTALTDEEVEQFRLQNNNIVVKRVFSNENSAIKKPCMKFEHAFHQYPEILEEIKKVGFEKPSPIQSQSWPVLLSGEDMIGIAQTGTGKTLAFLLPALIHIEGQTIPRDQRKGPTVLIIAPTRELALQIEREVNKYHYKGITSLCIYGGVNRQLQISALKKGVDIVIATPGRMNDLEEAGHFNIKYITYVVLDEADRMLDMGFEPQIRKIMYSVNPNRQTVMTSATWPDSVRRLATSYMRDPIQIYVGSLDLAAVHSVTQVIEIMEDDVEVKLNALLDFVKGMTQKDKIIVFCGKKACADHVSSELALRYIYCTSIHGDRDQSDREQALQDIMSGDISILIATDVASRGLDIDDLTHVINFDFPKNIEEYVHRVGRTGRAGKTGKSISYFTKNDWHHAKELIPILEEANQFVPDEIYNMAERYEAMKAKRESQPNRGRGGRGGRRW